The following coding sequences are from one Devosia yakushimensis window:
- the rplR gene encoding 50S ribosomal protein L18 produces MAISAKGAERRKARVRKALKARAFGRPRLSVFRSDKNIYAQIIDDANGRTLAAASTLDKDVKATVKNGGSAEAAAVIGKLIAERGTKAGVAEVIFDRGAYIYHGRVKALADAAREGGLQF; encoded by the coding sequence ATGGCTATCAGTGCAAAAGGTGCGGAACGCCGCAAGGCTCGTGTCCGCAAGGCGCTTAAGGCTCGTGCCTTCGGTCGTCCCCGTCTGTCGGTTTTCCGTTCGGACAAGAATATTTACGCTCAGATCATCGACGACGCGAATGGCCGTACGCTGGCCGCCGCTTCGACCCTCGACAAGGATGTCAAGGCGACCGTCAAGAACGGCGGTTCGGCTGAAGCTGCTGCCGTCATTGGCAAGCTGATCGCCGAGCGCGGTACCAAGGCCGGTGTTGCCGAAGTCATCTTCGATCGCGGCGCGTATATCTATCATGGCCGTGTGAAGGCCCTTGCAGACGCTGCCCGTGAGGGCGGCCTGCAGTTCTAA
- the rplE gene encoding 50S ribosomal protein L5 yields MAETAYVPRLRTEYEENIRKVLQEQFSYKNVMELPKLDKIVLNMGVGEAVNDTKKVKSAAAELEKIAGQKPVITHARKSIAGFKVREDMPLGVKVTLRKTRMYEFLDRLVNIALPRVRDFRGLNPNAFDGRGNYAMGIKEHIIFPEINYDQIDQVWGMDIVIATTAKTDDEARALLKAFNFPFRQ; encoded by the coding sequence ATGGCTGAGACAGCTTACGTTCCGCGTCTTCGTACCGAGTACGAAGAAAATATCCGCAAGGTTCTGCAGGAGCAGTTCTCCTACAAGAACGTTATGGAGCTGCCCAAGCTCGACAAGATCGTGCTGAACATGGGCGTTGGCGAAGCCGTCAACGACACCAAGAAGGTCAAGTCGGCTGCTGCCGAGCTGGAAAAGATTGCTGGCCAGAAGCCGGTTATCACCCATGCTCGCAAGTCGATCGCCGGCTTCAAGGTGCGTGAAGACATGCCGCTCGGCGTGAAGGTCACGCTGCGCAAGACGCGCATGTACGAGTTCCTGGATCGTCTGGTGAACATCGCACTGCCGCGCGTTCGCGACTTCCGCGGGCTGAACCCGAACGCCTTTGACGGCCGTGGCAACTATGCCATGGGCATCAAGGAACACATCATTTTCCCCGAGATCAACTATGATCAGATCGATCAGGTCTGGGGTATGGACATCGTGATCGCCACGACGGCCAAGACCGATGATGAGGCGCGCGCGCTGCTCAAGGCATTCAACTTCCCATTCCGCCAGTAA
- the rplO gene encoding 50S ribosomal protein L15 — translation MTRLNELRDNPGSSKVRIRVGRGIGSGKGKTGGRGGKGQTARSGVAINGFEGGQMPLHMRMPKRGFNALNPGNWNEVRIDRLQAYIDAGKLDPKAVIDSAALIAARVIRRPKDGVRLIGSEGFTSKKVTFNVNYATKGALAAIESAGGKVDIIAAKAPWKKAPRAE, via the coding sequence ATGACCCGTTTGAATGAACTTCGCGACAATCCCGGTTCCTCCAAGGTCCGTATCCGCGTTGGCCGCGGTATCGGCTCGGGCAAGGGCAAGACCGGTGGTCGTGGCGGCAAGGGCCAGACTGCGCGTTCCGGCGTTGCGATCAACGGCTTTGAAGGTGGCCAGATGCCCCTTCACATGCGTATGCCCAAGCGTGGCTTCAATGCGCTCAATCCAGGCAACTGGAACGAGGTCCGCATCGATCGCCTGCAGGCCTATATCGATGCTGGCAAGCTCGACCCCAAGGCTGTGATCGACTCGGCTGCGCTGATCGCTGCCCGCGTGATCCGTCGCCCCAAGGACGGCGTCCGGTTGATTGGCTCTGAGGGTTTCACTTCCAAGAAGGTGACCTTCAACGTCAATTATGCGACCAAGGGCGCTCTGGCAGCTATTGAATCTGCCGGCGGCAAGGTCGATATCATTGCGGCAAAGGCGCCGTGGAAGAAAGCTCCGCGGGCTGAGTAA
- the rplX gene encoding 50S ribosomal protein L24 has translation MAAKIKKGDKVVVLAGKDKGKTGQVLSVIPTETKALVQGINLVRRHTKQTASTDAGIFTKEAPIHLSNLAIADKDGKPTRVGFQIKDGVKTRVAKSTGDSIDG, from the coding sequence ATGGCCGCTAAGATCAAAAAGGGTGACAAGGTCGTCGTCCTGGCCGGCAAGGACAAGGGCAAGACCGGCCAGGTCCTGTCTGTCATCCCGACCGAAACCAAGGCGCTTGTCCAGGGTATCAACCTGGTCCGCCGCCACACCAAGCAGACCGCGTCGACCGATGCCGGCATCTTCACCAAGGAAGCGCCGATCCATCTGTCCAATCTCGCGATCGCCGACAAGGATGGCAAGCCCACTCGCGTCGGTTTCCAGATCAAGGACGGCGTGAAGACGCGCGTCGCCAAGTCGACCGGAGATTCGATCGATGGCTGA
- the rpsE gene encoding 30S ribosomal protein S5: MSRDVQERESEFVDRLVHINRVAKVVKGGRRFGFAALVVVGDQKGRVGFGHGKAREVPEAIRKATEQAKRQMIRVPLRDARTLHHDVAGRHGAGKVILRAAVPGTGIIAGGPMRAVFETLGINDIVAKSQGTANPYNMVRATFDALKRVDSPRSVAARRGLKVSELQARRGETAVEA; encoded by the coding sequence ATGAGCAGAGACGTTCAAGAACGCGAAAGCGAATTCGTCGATCGCCTGGTCCACATCAACCGCGTGGCCAAGGTGGTCAAGGGCGGCCGTCGTTTCGGTTTTGCCGCACTCGTGGTTGTCGGCGACCAGAAGGGCCGCGTTGGCTTTGGTCACGGCAAGGCCCGTGAAGTGCCGGAAGCAATCCGCAAGGCTACCGAGCAGGCCAAGCGCCAGATGATCCGCGTGCCGCTCCGCGATGCCCGCACGCTGCACCATGACGTTGCTGGCCGCCACGGCGCCGGCAAGGTCATCCTGCGTGCCGCCGTTCCGGGTACCGGTATCATCGCCGGTGGTCCGATGCGCGCCGTCTTCGAGACGCTGGGCATCAACGACATCGTTGCCAAGTCGCAGGGTACCGCGAACCCCTACAACATGGTGCGGGCCACCTTCGATGCGCTCAAGCGCGTCGATAGCCCACGCTCGGTTGCAGCTCGTCGTGGTCTCAAGGTCTCCGAACTGCAGGCTCGCCGCGGCGAGACTGCCGTCGAAGCCTGA
- the rpsN gene encoding 30S ribosomal protein S14 — protein sequence MAKTSSIEKNNKRAALAKQYAGKRAALKALTKDQSIPIDQRFAAQLKLAELPRNSAKVRVRNRCEVSGRPRGYYRKLKLSRIALRQLGNLGQIPGLVKSSW from the coding sequence ATGGCAAAGACCAGCTCCATCGAGAAGAACAACAAGCGCGCCGCTCTGGCCAAGCAGTATGCTGGCAAGCGTGCGGCGCTCAAGGCGCTGACCAAGGATCAGTCGATCCCGATCGACCAGCGTTTTGCGGCCCAGCTCAAGCTGGCCGAACTGCCGCGCAATTCGGCCAAGGTTCGCGTTCGCAACCGTTGCGAAGTGTCGGGTCGTCCGCGTGGCTATTATCGCAAGCTCAAGCTGAGCCGTATCGCTCTGCGTCAGCTGGGTAACCTGGGTCAGATCCCGGGCCTGGTTAAGTCGAGCTGGTAA
- the rpsH gene encoding 30S ribosomal protein S8, with amino-acid sequence MSFSDPIGDMLTRIRNAQMRRKNSVSTPASTLRGRVLDVLQSEGFIRGYSETKFENGAAEYEIELKYSDDVAVIRTIERVSRPGRRVYASVKNIPQVANGLGVSILSTPKGVMADHEAKAANVGGEVLCRVF; translated from the coding sequence ATGAGCTTTTCCGATCCGATCGGCGATATGCTGACCCGCATCCGCAATGCGCAGATGCGCCGCAAGAATTCCGTTTCGACGCCGGCTTCGACCCTTCGTGGTCGTGTGCTGGACGTTCTCCAGTCCGAGGGTTTCATCCGCGGCTATTCGGAGACCAAGTTCGAAAACGGTGCTGCCGAGTACGAAATCGAACTGAAGTACTCGGATGACGTGGCTGTTATCCGCACGATCGAGCGCGTTTCGCGTCCCGGCCGTCGCGTTTATGCCTCCGTCAAGAATATTCCGCAGGTGGCCAATGGCCTGGGTGTCTCGATCCTCTCCACCCCCAAGGGTGTGATGGCCGACCACGAAGCAAAGGCTGCCAATGTTGGTGGCGAGGTACTCTGCCGCGTCTTCTAA
- the rplF gene encoding 50S ribosomal protein L6 has protein sequence MSRTGKKPVAPVSGVTVTINGRTVTAKGPKGELSIELMDVVNVENGSDGVVVTPANDTRLARAAWGTTRALIQNMVTGVSAGFEKKLQIQGVGYRAALQGKDVKLSLGFSHEVVYEAPKGITLAVPAPTEIVVTGIDKQQVGQVAADIRAWRAPEPYKGKGVRYAGEFVFRKEGKKK, from the coding sequence ATGTCACGTACTGGCAAGAAACCGGTTGCACCGGTGAGCGGCGTTACGGTCACGATCAATGGTCGTACTGTCACCGCCAAGGGCCCGAAGGGCGAACTCAGCATCGAGCTGATGGATGTGGTCAATGTGGAGAATGGCTCCGACGGTGTCGTCGTGACGCCGGCCAATGACACGCGTCTGGCTCGTGCCGCCTGGGGCACCACCCGTGCACTGATCCAGAACATGGTCACCGGCGTCAGTGCTGGCTTCGAAAAGAAGCTGCAGATCCAGGGCGTGGGTTACCGCGCTGCGCTGCAGGGCAAGGACGTCAAGCTGTCGCTCGGCTTCAGCCATGAAGTCGTGTATGAGGCCCCCAAGGGCATCACGCTGGCTGTCCCGGCTCCGACTGAGATCGTCGTCACCGGCATCGACAAGCAGCAGGTTGGCCAGGTGGCTGCGGATATCCGCGCCTGGCGGGCTCCCGAACCCTACAAGGGCAAGGGCGTGCGGTATGCGGGCGAGTTCGTCTTCCGCAAAGAAGGCAAGAAGAAGTAA
- the rpmD gene encoding 50S ribosomal protein L30, giving the protein MAKDKTITVQQIGSPIRREKSQRATLIGLGLNKMNKQRELIDTPEVRGMINKVPHLVRVIGE; this is encoded by the coding sequence ATGGCTAAAGACAAGACCATTACCGTGCAGCAGATCGGCTCCCCGATCCGCCGCGAAAAGAGCCAGCGCGCGACCCTGATCGGTCTCGGGCTCAACAAGATGAACAAGCAGCGCGAGCTGATCGACACGCCTGAAGTGCGTGGCATGATCAACAAGGTGCCGCATCTCGTCCGCGTCATCGGCGAATAA